The genomic stretch ACCGCCACCCCCCTATCGCGCAGGTAGCCTTTCACCTGCTGCACTGTGAGCTCATTGTAGTGGAATATGGAAGCTGCCAAGGCCGCCTCCGCTTTGGTCTGGGAAAGAACTTCATAGATATGCCTGGCGTTGCCGCAGCCCCCGGAAGCGATCACCGGGATGTCCACCGCCTCCGCCACTCTGCTGGTGAGAGGAATATCGTAACCGTCCTTGGTGCCGTCCGCGTCCATGCTGGTGAGCACGATCTCGCCGGCGCCCAGTTCTTCGACCTGGCGGGCCCAGGCGACCGCTTCCAGGCCCGTGCCGCGGCGGCCGCCGTGTGTGTGGACTTCCCAGAACTCGCGGCCATCTTTCTGCACGCGCTTGGGGTCGATGTTGACCACGATGCACTGGATGCCGAAGCGCCGCGCGGCCTGGCGCACGAACTCCGGATCGCGGCAAGCGGCCGAATTGATCGAAACCTTGTCGGTGCCGGCATTGAGGAGCATGCGGATATCGTCGCAGGTGCGGATGCCGCCGCCCACGGTCAAAGGCATGAAGATCACTTCGGCCGTCCGCCGCACGACATCGAGCATGATGTCGCGGCCCTC from Methanomassiliicoccales archaeon encodes the following:
- a CDS encoding HisA/HisF-related TIM barrel protein, producing EGRDIMLDVVRRTAEVIFMPLTVGGGIRTCDDIRMLLNAGTDKVSINSAACRDPEFVRQAARRFGIQCIVVNIDPKRVQKDGREFWEVHTHGGRRGTGLEAVAWARQVEELGAGEIVLTSMDADGTKDGYDIPLTSRVAEAVDIPVIASGGCGNARHIYEVLSQTKAEAALAASIFHYNELTVQQVKGYLRDRGVAVR